The Sporomusa termitida genome has a window encoding:
- a CDS encoding LacI family DNA-binding transcriptional regulator — protein sequence MPVTIAEVARRAGVSKSTISRYLNGMYEHMGADTQERIAQVIAELDYRPNTLARGLKQKRTHTIGAIVANILNPFSTSIIRGIEDTLQEAGFNLILCNADDDPAKERDYVNMLVDKQIDGLIINTTGCNNPLIAQVNQQTPVVLIDRKAPEINIDTVTVDSACGVRQAIDHMVSVGHRRIAMVTLPYDHISPRLERVQAYQAALAGHRLPFREEWLIRTGGDETEVAAKLQALVGAGSHENSPTAIFCANNLITMSVVRALKKMRVAIPDKVSVLGFDDWDWAELIEPPITVVAQPVYAMGNKAAMMLIKRLKAPRMPKKPAIVMFQPELLKRKSCGEQEAE from the coding sequence ATGCCTGTTACTATTGCTGAGGTGGCCAGGAGAGCAGGTGTCTCTAAAAGTACAATATCCCGCTATTTAAATGGTATGTATGAGCATATGGGAGCAGATACACAGGAGCGTATCGCTCAGGTCATCGCTGAACTTGATTATCGGCCCAATACGTTGGCCCGGGGTCTGAAACAAAAACGTACCCATACCATCGGCGCTATTGTGGCTAACATTCTAAATCCTTTTTCCACCAGCATCATCCGGGGGATTGAGGATACACTGCAGGAAGCAGGCTTTAATCTTATTTTATGTAATGCCGATGATGATCCGGCCAAAGAGCGGGACTATGTTAATATGCTTGTTGATAAGCAGATTGATGGCTTAATTATCAATACAACCGGCTGTAATAATCCTTTAATTGCCCAGGTAAATCAACAAACCCCGGTTGTGCTTATTGACAGAAAGGCTCCGGAGATTAATATAGATACGGTTACTGTCGATAGTGCCTGCGGTGTCCGGCAGGCTATCGATCATATGGTTAGTGTTGGCCATCGCCGGATTGCCATGGTTACTTTACCGTATGATCATATCAGCCCCCGTCTGGAGCGGGTTCAGGCTTATCAAGCCGCTTTAGCCGGGCACCGGTTGCCTTTCCGGGAAGAATGGCTGATACGTACTGGTGGCGATGAAACCGAGGTTGCTGCTAAACTGCAGGCATTGGTAGGGGCGGGAAGCCACGAGAACAGCCCGACAGCAATTTTTTGTGCCAACAATCTGATTACCATGTCGGTGGTTAGAGCCCTGAAAAAGATGCGGGTGGCCATACCGGACAAAGTCAGTGTACTTGGTTTTGACGACTGGGATTGGGCTGAACTTATTGAACCGCCAATTACTGTTGTTGCCCAGCCGGTTTATGCTATGGGCAATAAAGCGGCGATGATGCTGATAAAACGCCTAAAAGCACCGCGCATGCCTAAAAAGCCGGCAATTGTAATGTTTCAACCGGAATTGTTAAAGCGTAAATCATGTGGTGAGCAAGAAGCTGAATAA
- a CDS encoding sugar kinase, with product MKKVVCFGEIMLRLAPVGYQRFEQTPSFEAVYGGGEANVCVSLANYGEEAVFVTKVPENPIGQAAVNEMRRYGVDTRHMVRGGERLGIYFCEKGASQRPSKVVYDRAHSSISGAQRSDFDWEKIFTGATWFHFTGITPALGDAVAECVLDACKAAKKAGLTTSCDLNFRKNLWTSEKAGKVMAQFMPYVDVCIANEEDAEKVFGIKADNTDITGGKLSHEGYKDVATKLKERFGFKAVAITLRGSISASDNNWAAMLYKDNEFYFSRNYAVHIIDRVGGGDSFGGGLVHALINNYSNSDALEFAVAASCLKHTIEGDHNHVTVSEVKALMGGDGSGRVQR from the coding sequence TTGAAGAAAGTCGTTTGTTTTGGTGAAATTATGCTGCGTCTGGCGCCGGTGGGGTATCAGCGATTTGAACAAACTCCCAGTTTTGAAGCCGTTTATGGCGGGGGTGAGGCGAATGTATGTGTATCACTGGCTAATTATGGGGAAGAAGCTGTATTTGTAACCAAGGTTCCGGAGAATCCTATCGGGCAGGCTGCTGTTAATGAAATGCGACGCTATGGTGTTGATACCCGGCACATGGTTCGGGGCGGCGAACGTCTGGGTATCTATTTCTGCGAAAAAGGCGCTTCCCAACGCCCTTCCAAGGTAGTGTACGACCGTGCTCACTCTTCTATTTCGGGGGCGCAAAGGTCAGACTTTGACTGGGAGAAAATCTTTACAGGTGCAACCTGGTTTCATTTTACAGGGATTACACCTGCTTTGGGGGATGCTGTTGCCGAGTGTGTGTTAGATGCCTGTAAAGCGGCTAAAAAAGCCGGCCTGACTACGAGCTGTGATCTCAACTTCCGCAAAAACCTGTGGACAAGCGAAAAAGCCGGTAAGGTTATGGCTCAGTTTATGCCGTATGTTGATGTATGCATTGCCAATGAAGAAGATGCGGAAAAAGTATTCGGCATCAAAGCCGATAATACCGATATTACCGGTGGTAAGCTTAGTCATGAGGGGTATAAGGATGTGGCTACAAAGCTTAAAGAACGGTTTGGCTTTAAAGCAGTAGCCATTACTTTACGTGGCAGCATTTCCGCTTCTGATAATAACTGGGCGGCCATGTTGTATAAGGATAATGAATTCTATTTCTCCCGTAATTATGCGGTTCACATCATTGACCGTGTAGGTGGCGGCGATTCATTCGGCGGCGGCTTAGTTCATGCGCTTATAAATAACTACTCTAATAGTGATGCTCTTGAGTTTGCAGTGGCCGCATCTTGCCTCAAACATACAATTGAAGGTGACCATAACCATGTGACTGTCAGTGAAGTAAAAGCACTAATGGGCGGCGATGGTTCCGGGCGCGTTCAGCGGTAA
- a CDS encoding bifunctional 4-hydroxy-2-oxoglutarate aldolase/2-dehydro-3-deoxy-phosphogluconate aldolase, which translates to MIPKLNVLQKIMEAGVVAVVRAETSEQAVKIADACLKGGVAAIEITFTVPGAVEVIKGLAATYKQGEIIIGAGTVLDPETARAAILAGAQYIVSPSFNPETVKLCNRYQVPIMAGCMTIKEVVEAMEAGTDIIKLFPGEALGAAFVKALKGPLPQAPVMPTGGVSLDNVQDWIKAGCVAVGVGGNLTAGAKKGDYESITEIGRQFIDKVRQARGK; encoded by the coding sequence ATGATACCCAAATTAAATGTATTGCAAAAAATTATGGAGGCGGGGGTAGTTGCTGTCGTACGGGCCGAGACCTCTGAGCAGGCAGTGAAAATTGCTGATGCCTGCCTTAAAGGCGGGGTTGCTGCCATTGAGATTACTTTTACAGTGCCTGGCGCTGTTGAGGTAATTAAGGGCCTTGCCGCTACTTATAAACAGGGTGAAATCATTATTGGCGCCGGTACAGTACTTGATCCGGAGACGGCTCGTGCTGCCATATTAGCCGGTGCGCAATATATTGTCAGCCCATCATTTAATCCTGAAACGGTCAAACTGTGCAACCGTTATCAGGTACCGATCATGGCCGGTTGTATGACAATTAAAGAGGTTGTTGAAGCTATGGAGGCCGGTACTGATATTATAAAATTATTTCCGGGCGAAGCTTTGGGGGCAGCCTTTGTCAAAGCGCTGAAGGGACCGTTGCCTCAGGCACCGGTTATGCCGACAGGTGGTGTCAGCCTCGATAATGTGCAGGACTGGATTAAAGCCGGGTGTGTAGCTGTCGGTGTTGGTGGTAATTTAACGGCCGGTGCTAAAAAGGGTGATTATGAGTCGATTACCGAGATTGGCAGACAATTTATTGACAAAGTACGCCAGGCTCGTGGTAAATAA
- a CDS encoding YjfB family protein, with the protein MDIAALSSAASQMNVSNQASILVMKKVMDAASAQNQGLLELLPATAARISPSHLGNSINISV; encoded by the coding sequence ATGGATATTGCGGCACTTTCCTCAGCAGCCTCGCAAATGAACGTTAGTAATCAGGCCAGTATTTTAGTTATGAAAAAGGTCATGGACGCTGCTTCCGCGCAAAACCAGGGCTTGCTTGAGTTGCTCCCGGCAACAGCTGCCCGTATTTCACCGTCTCATTTAGGAAATAGTATCAATATATCTGTGTAA
- a CDS encoding guanylate kinase: protein MNKVYALIGPPAAGKTTIQKELVKYGIPDILSHTTRKPREGEQHGVHYYFVSKEEFQKTEIIERVEYSGSVYGLSKAEVLDKVNRHPVSTVAVDTQGFIQLKKLLANRVESIFIMVDYDTVISRLLDRGDDNGLINRRLEYANSSGEFNNWQTADYVVKNTCCLDIAVRQILAIVGKLTPPPN, encoded by the coding sequence ATGAATAAAGTATATGCGCTTATAGGCCCACCGGCTGCAGGCAAAACCACTATTCAAAAGGAACTTGTCAAATACGGCATTCCCGACATTCTCAGTCATACCACACGCAAACCCCGGGAGGGGGAACAGCACGGCGTCCATTATTATTTTGTGAGTAAAGAAGAGTTCCAGAAAACGGAGATTATCGAACGGGTTGAATATTCCGGCAGTGTGTACGGACTGAGTAAAGCCGAGGTATTAGACAAAGTTAACCGTCATCCTGTCAGTACAGTGGCAGTAGATACACAAGGCTTTATCCAACTGAAAAAGCTGCTTGCCAACCGTGTTGAATCGATATTCATTATGGTCGACTATGATACTGTGATTAGCCGGTTATTAGATCGTGGTGATGATAACGGCCTGATCAATCGCCGCCTTGAGTACGCCAATAGTAGTGGCGAGTTTAACAACTGGCAAACAGCTGACTATGTTGTAAAAAATACTTGCTGCCTGGATATTGCCGTACGGCAAATACTGGCGATTGTCGGCAAACTAACCCCTCCGCCAAATTGA
- a CDS encoding DUF1653 domain-containing protein, with the protein MTEGKREKLKPGIYRHYKGQQYLVIGEAAHSETLEPLVVYRALYGEFGLWVRPKTMFCEGLIIEGREVPRFALELTTD; encoded by the coding sequence ATGACTGAAGGTAAGCGGGAAAAACTAAAACCGGGTATTTACCGGCATTATAAGGGGCAACAGTATCTGGTGATCGGGGAAGCTGCCCATAGTGAAACCCTTGAACCCCTGGTGGTCTATCGGGCTTTATATGGAGAATTCGGTTTGTGGGTCAGACCCAAGACAATGTTTTGTGAAGGCCTCATTATTGAAGGCCGGGAAGTTCCCCGGTTTGCCCTGGAGTTAACAACCGACTGA
- a CDS encoding ECF transporter S component, giving the protein MLHTNMAYTTRIAILASAAAILMALELPVILMPGFLKLDFSDIPAIIGAFALGPLAGFLIVLLKNLIHLTSTQTAGIGEMANLFVGTALIVPAAMIYKGKKNRTGAMLALVAGTISMTLAAAALNYWLLIPLYQMALHLPPEAIVNMGRVANPLIIDLKTFIVFAIVPFNLFKGIVVSIITMLVYKKVSPVLH; this is encoded by the coding sequence ATGTTGCATACTAACATGGCTTATACAACGCGAATTGCAATTCTGGCCAGTGCAGCAGCAATTTTAATGGCACTAGAACTGCCGGTTATTCTTATGCCAGGTTTTTTAAAACTTGATTTTAGTGATATACCGGCTATCATTGGCGCTTTTGCCTTAGGACCGCTTGCCGGGTTTCTGATTGTATTGCTGAAAAATCTGATTCATTTAACCAGTACGCAGACAGCAGGCATTGGCGAGATGGCAAATCTATTTGTGGGGACAGCTTTGATAGTACCGGCTGCTATGATTTATAAAGGCAAAAAAAACCGTACTGGTGCAATGCTTGCGCTGGTGGCGGGAACGATCTCGATGACGCTGGCAGCGGCGGCTCTTAATTACTGGCTGTTGATACCTTTATATCAAATGGCGTTGCATTTGCCGCCTGAGGCAATCGTCAATATGGGCAGGGTGGCGAATCCGCTAATTATTGATTTAAAAACATTTATTGTTTTTGCTATTGTACCATTCAATTTGTTTAAAGGGATTGTTGTTTCGATAATCACAATGCTGGTATACAAAAAAGTTTCGCCTGTTTTGCATTAA
- a CDS encoding SH3 domain-containing protein, which yields MNKLKCILVIFALFVFTAVTNTDQVKIFSEPTPAGTVVSVLRLGDVVKVYQKSPDGQYLEVEHKGKHGWVIFKYLSPKDNRYSTEI from the coding sequence ATGAACAAATTAAAATGCATCCTGGTAATTTTCGCTTTATTTGTCTTTACAGCAGTAACCAATACCGACCAGGTAAAAATTTTTTCTGAACCTACACCCGCAGGCACTGTTGTAAGCGTGTTGCGGTTAGGTGATGTGGTTAAAGTATATCAAAAGTCCCCGGATGGACAATACCTTGAAGTTGAGCACAAAGGCAAGCATGGGTGGGTAATCTTTAAATATTTGAGTCCCAAAGACAATAGGTATAGCACTGAGATATGA
- the metA gene encoding homoserine O-acetyltransferase MetA, protein MPIKIPNNLPAVNILEKENIFAMDEDRAYAQDIRPLRILLLNLMPTKIVTETQLLRLLGNSPLQVEFDFIYTATYEPKNTSQEHLVKFYETFNDVKTRKYDGMIITGAPVEQIPFEEVVYWQELCEIMDWSRRNVYSTLHICWGAQAALYHHYGIPKYNLAQKMFGVFPHTVNIKEKMLFRGFDDVFYVPHSRHTEVRREDIEKIPQLCILSESAEAGIYAIIDKKHRHLFITGHSEYDPLTLKAEYDRDVGQGLPINIPDNYYPNDDPRQTPVVRWRSAANLLFSNWLNYYVYQGTPFDLDKLNDSGDLSGLYGDGI, encoded by the coding sequence ATGCCTATTAAAATTCCTAATAATTTACCGGCTGTCAACATCCTCGAAAAGGAGAACATTTTTGCGATGGACGAGGATCGTGCCTATGCGCAAGACATACGTCCGCTTCGGATCTTATTATTAAATCTGATGCCTACCAAAATAGTGACCGAGACGCAATTGCTGCGGCTGTTGGGTAATTCCCCGCTTCAGGTAGAGTTTGACTTTATATATACCGCTACCTATGAACCGAAAAATACTTCACAGGAGCATTTGGTTAAATTTTATGAAACCTTCAACGATGTAAAAACACGTAAATATGACGGCATGATTATTACCGGGGCGCCTGTGGAACAAATCCCGTTTGAAGAAGTCGTATATTGGCAGGAGCTTTGTGAGATTATGGACTGGAGCAGGCGCAATGTCTATTCAACGCTTCATATCTGTTGGGGTGCCCAAGCCGCCTTATACCATCATTATGGAATACCTAAATATAACCTGGCCCAAAAAATGTTTGGTGTTTTTCCTCATACGGTGAATATTAAAGAAAAAATGCTGTTTCGTGGCTTTGATGATGTTTTCTATGTGCCTCATTCCCGGCATACAGAGGTAAGGCGGGAAGACATTGAGAAGATACCACAGTTATGCATATTGTCTGAATCGGCGGAAGCGGGTATCTATGCAATCATTGATAAAAAACACCGGCATTTGTTTATTACTGGTCACTCCGAATATGATCCGTTGACCCTTAAAGCTGAATATGACCGGGATGTTGGCCAAGGGCTGCCAATTAATATTCCTGATAATTATTACCCTAATGATGACCCGCGGCAAACACCCGTAGTTCGCTGGCGGAGTGCGGCGAATTTGCTGTTTTCAAATTGGCTGAATTATTATGTATACCAGGGTACACCTTTTGACTTAGATAAATTGAATGATTCGGGAGACTTAAGCGGGCTTTATGGAGATGGTATTTAG
- a CDS encoding IS1634 family transposase, which yields MRLKVSRSKNSASLYVTKTVYVDKKEKTITVEKLGTEKELREKLNGQDPYVWAKAYIDKLTKKEKEAAGHIFIKRSQSKLIPKGDQVSFNGGYLFLQQLYHDLNLHHICRSISERYKFSFPLDSILSRLVYGRILFPASKLNTCQLSKTLLEQPDFEIQHVYRALEVIAKESDFIQAELYKNSLAVSKRNDTILYYDCTNYFFEIEQESGDKQYGPSKENRPNPIVEMGLFMDGDGIPLAFCIHSGNTNEQLTLQPLEKKILTDFSLAKFIVCTDAGLSSIDNRKFNDKKDRAFITTQSVRKLKKHLKQWALATEGWSLPQVRGAFDISQIAQSEEAKENYQNATFYKERWIKEDGLEQKLIVTFSFKYQNYQRCIRSRQIERACKLLESNPSSLKKHRQTDCKRFISRTNVTTEGEIAKNEFYTIDQEIIANEEAYDGFYAVCTNLEEDAPAITKINHKRWEIEECFRLLKSDFRARPVYLSRDDRIKAHFTTCFLALTIYRYLEKRVKENFTSTEIISQLRTMNFYCVPGEGYVPTYTRTDFTDALHETFGFRTDYEIVGTKQMKKIFKSTKKQ from the coding sequence ATGCGATTGAAAGTATCACGTTCCAAAAATTCCGCCTCCCTTTATGTCACAAAAACAGTTTATGTTGATAAAAAAGAAAAGACCATTACCGTTGAAAAGCTTGGCACGGAAAAAGAACTCCGGGAAAAGCTCAATGGGCAGGATCCTTATGTGTGGGCAAAAGCGTATATTGATAAATTAACTAAAAAGGAAAAAGAAGCAGCTGGACATATCTTTATAAAGCGATCCCAGTCCAAGCTTATCCCTAAAGGGGACCAGGTATCCTTCAATGGTGGCTATCTTTTTCTCCAACAGTTGTACCATGACTTAAACCTTCATCATATTTGCCGCTCTATTTCTGAACGCTATAAATTTTCGTTTCCCCTTGATTCGATTCTCTCAAGGCTGGTTTATGGCAGAATTCTATTTCCTGCCTCTAAGCTCAATACCTGCCAGCTTTCCAAGACGCTTCTGGAACAGCCTGATTTTGAAATCCAGCATGTTTACCGTGCTCTTGAAGTCATTGCCAAAGAATCCGATTTTATTCAAGCTGAGCTTTACAAAAATAGCCTGGCTGTCTCAAAACGCAATGATACAATTCTTTACTACGACTGTACCAACTATTTTTTTGAAATTGAGCAGGAAAGTGGCGATAAACAGTATGGCCCTTCCAAAGAAAACAGGCCCAATCCGATTGTGGAAATGGGACTGTTTATGGATGGGGATGGCATTCCCCTTGCTTTTTGCATTCACAGCGGCAACACTAATGAACAACTTACCCTACAGCCGTTAGAAAAAAAGATTCTTACGGATTTCTCTCTGGCTAAATTTATTGTTTGTACGGATGCCGGACTCTCTTCCATCGATAATCGCAAATTCAATGACAAGAAAGACCGTGCCTTTATTACCACTCAGTCTGTGAGAAAGCTGAAAAAACATCTCAAGCAGTGGGCTTTAGCTACAGAGGGCTGGTCTCTGCCTCAGGTAAGGGGAGCGTTTGATATTTCCCAAATAGCTCAGTCCGAAGAGGCCAAAGAAAACTATCAGAACGCCACCTTCTACAAGGAGCGCTGGATAAAAGAAGACGGTTTAGAGCAGAAGCTCATCGTTACTTTCTCTTTCAAATACCAAAACTACCAGCGATGTATCCGAAGCCGGCAGATAGAACGCGCCTGTAAACTGCTTGAATCAAATCCTTCCTCATTAAAAAAACACCGCCAGACTGATTGTAAGCGTTTTATCTCAAGGACAAATGTGACAACTGAAGGTGAAATTGCCAAAAATGAATTCTACACTATCGATCAGGAAATCATCGCAAACGAAGAAGCTTATGATGGCTTCTATGCCGTCTGCACAAATCTCGAAGAGGATGCTCCTGCTATTACTAAGATCAATCACAAGCGTTGGGAAATAGAAGAATGTTTTCGCCTGTTAAAATCCGATTTCAGGGCAAGACCGGTATATCTTAGCCGGGATGACCGGATTAAAGCACATTTTACAACCTGTTTTTTAGCACTAACAATCTACAGATATCTGGAAAAAAGGGTAAAAGAAAATTTTACAAGCACCGAAATCATTAGCCAGCTACGGACCATGAATTTTTATTGCGTTCCTGGAGAAGGGTATGTTCCCACTTATACCAGAACCGATTTTACCGATGCTCTACATGAGACTTTTGGCTTCCGTACCGATTATGAGATTGTAGGTACAAAGCAAATGAAAAAAATTTTTAAGTCTACAAAAAAACAATAA
- a CDS encoding DUF1638 domain-containing protein has protein sequence MCHPDIENIAADCGSNTLPAKNCIEILLGGRLKELDAQAKMFYITGGWLENWRKIFIEQLKWDSIDARQNLGILRPHSAV, from the coding sequence ATGTGTCATCCGGATATAGAAAACATTGCTGCAGACTGTGGCAGCAATACCTTGCCAGCAAAAAACTGTATTGAAATCCTGCTTGGTGGTAGATTAAAAGAGTTGGATGCCCAGGCAAAGATGTTTTATATTACAGGTGGCTGGCTTGAGAACTGGCGCAAAATATTTATTGAACAGCTTAAATGGGACAGCATTGATGCCAGGCAGAATTTGGGGATTTTACGACCGCATTCTGCTGTTTGA
- a CDS encoding amidohydrolase, protein MDIKSKVIENYEVLHQLPELGFMEQRTAAFLASGLRQAGYQVADQIGGTGVIGRLHGPQAGPVVAVRADMDALAHTVEGRETAIHSCGHDANSAMVLTMAEAIAAKGLSKGVLKIIFQPAEETLQGARRLIEAGAIEDVDILIGIHLRPIEEARLGQATPALYHGASAIIEAEINGVAAHGARPHLGVNVIDAAAAVVHAVNAIHVNPVVPASVKVTKLHAGGPALNAIPDRAELALDLRAQHNQVMADLIAKAGGAVVTASAAVGATAVTRIKGLVPAAEYDTVLIHTAGEAITEILSPAGLLANINTPGGEDFHFYKQSKPILKTCYIGLGGDVMPGLHHPAMRFNTEALGYGTCILLKLIDKLLI, encoded by the coding sequence ATGGATATTAAGTCTAAGGTTATTGAGAATTATGAGGTATTACACCAACTGCCGGAGCTAGGTTTCATGGAGCAGCGGACAGCTGCCTTTTTAGCGTCAGGTTTGCGTCAGGCCGGCTATCAGGTTGCCGATCAAATCGGCGGGACAGGTGTAATTGGCAGGCTGCACGGCCCGCAGGCCGGGCCGGTAGTGGCGGTCAGGGCTGACATGGATGCTCTGGCGCACACCGTAGAAGGGCGGGAAACAGCGATTCATTCCTGCGGGCATGATGCTAATTCAGCTATGGTGCTGACTATGGCTGAGGCCATTGCTGCCAAGGGCCTCAGCAAAGGCGTGTTAAAAATAATTTTTCAACCTGCCGAAGAAACCTTACAGGGGGCCCGCAGGTTGATTGAGGCCGGGGCTATCGAAGATGTGGATATACTTATAGGTATTCATTTACGTCCAATTGAGGAAGCGCGGCTTGGCCAGGCGACCCCGGCTCTTTACCACGGGGCTAGTGCTATTATTGAGGCGGAAATTAACGGCGTTGCTGCTCATGGCGCCAGGCCTCATCTGGGGGTCAATGTGATCGATGCGGCGGCGGCAGTGGTGCACGCCGTTAATGCAATTCATGTTAACCCCGTAGTGCCGGCTTCGGTTAAAGTAACCAAACTGCATGCCGGCGGTCCGGCGCTTAACGCTATTCCGGACCGGGCCGAACTGGCGCTGGATCTTCGGGCCCAGCATAACCAGGTAATGGCGGATTTGATCGCTAAGGCCGGGGGCGCGGTGGTCACCGCGTCAGCTGCGGTGGGGGCAACGGCAGTGACCCGGATTAAGGGCTTAGTGCCGGCTGCAGAATATGACACTGTGCTTATTCACACAGCTGGAGAGGCAATTACGGAAATCCTGAGTCCGGCAGGACTGCTTGCGAATATTAATACCCCAGGGGGCGAAGATTTTCATTTTTACAAACAATCGAAACCTATACTCAAAACCTGCTATATTGGGTTAGGCGGCGATGTAATGCCGGGCCTGCACCATCCGGCAATGCGCTTTAACACTGAGGCTCTTGGTTATGGGACATGTATTCTGCTGAAACTGATTGATAAATTGCTGATTTAG
- the menC gene encoding o-succinylbenzoate synthase, with product MRLAAVTLRAMRMRLKAPFTTSFGTEWDKDFILVEIKDTEGRSGWGEAVAMKAPLYNEETVGTVWLILKEFLIPALLQQPPGHPREVAGLFRPIRRNYMAKAALEGAVWDLYAVAENMPLYRVLGGTRTVIDVGISLGIESTVDKLLAQVEKYVAAGYKRIKIKIKPGWDIDTVAAVRQRFPSIQLMADANSAYTLADSAHLAALDQYNLMMIEQPLAHDDIIDHAVLQKNIQTPICLDESIHSVEDARKALTLDSGRIINIKVGRVGGLTEAKAIHDLCVGRGIPVWCGGMLESGIGRAHNIAITTLPGFTLPGDTAASSRYWEEDLIEPEVTVQDGVIEVPDRPGIGYALCHERIDKYTLYSETFRI from the coding sequence ATGCGGTTAGCGGCTGTGACCTTACGGGCGATGCGAATGCGTCTGAAGGCGCCTTTTACCACAAGCTTTGGTACTGAGTGGGATAAGGATTTTATTCTGGTGGAAATCAAAGATACAGAAGGGCGTTCCGGCTGGGGCGAGGCGGTAGCGATGAAAGCGCCCTTATATAATGAAGAAACGGTAGGCACAGTTTGGCTAATATTGAAGGAATTTCTGATTCCTGCACTCCTGCAGCAGCCACCCGGGCATCCCCGGGAAGTGGCCGGTCTCTTTCGCCCAATCCGCCGAAATTATATGGCTAAGGCTGCTCTGGAAGGGGCTGTCTGGGACTTGTATGCTGTAGCGGAAAACATGCCCTTGTACCGGGTACTCGGGGGAACCCGGACAGTAATTGATGTCGGTATCAGCCTGGGGATTGAAAGTACAGTCGATAAGCTGCTGGCGCAGGTAGAAAAATATGTGGCGGCCGGTTATAAAAGAATTAAAATCAAGATAAAACCTGGCTGGGATATTGATACTGTTGCTGCCGTCAGGCAGCGGTTTCCGTCAATTCAGCTGATGGCTGATGCCAATTCGGCTTATACACTGGCCGATTCGGCCCACTTGGCGGCCCTGGACCAATATAATCTGATGATGATTGAGCAGCCTTTGGCCCATGATGATATCATTGATCATGCCGTATTGCAAAAAAATATACAGACGCCTATTTGTCTTGATGAAAGTATCCATTCAGTTGAGGATGCCCGTAAGGCACTGACACTGGATAGTGGCCGGATCATTAATATTAAAGTGGGCAGGGTAGGGGGGCTTACTGAGGCCAAAGCTATTCATGATTTATGTGTGGGCAGGGGTATACCGGTCTGGTGCGGTGGTATGCTTGAATCAGGGATTGGCCGGGCCCATAATATTGCCATTACCACCCTGCCCGGGTTTACTTTGCCCGGAGATACAGCTGCTTCCAGCCGGTATTGGGAAGAAGACCTGATCGAACCTGAGGTTACCGTTCAGGATGGTGTTATTGAGGTACCTGACCGGCCGGGTATTGGCTATGCTCTGTGCCATGAGCGGATTGATAAATATACATTATATAGTGAAACATTCCGGATCTAG
- a CDS encoding GNAT family N-acetyltransferase, translated as MQELEQLVWQMPHSVPLHQLVTVAKNGGILLGAFAGSLMVGLLYSFPGYLGRQVYLCSHMLGIREGWRKCGLGKKLKLAQAEAAKALGYSLVTWTYDPLESVNANLNISKLGAVCSTYIVNCYGEMNDSLNQGLPSDRFQVAWWLNQPPAPRLPQGLACEAVCWQLREQGLIEPVETAELTADILAKVVQVTVVVPADIQAMKIINNDLAKTWRLVTRQAFVALFAAGWAVAGFRRLPGIPVNEYILVRLEQLGLTQPPWEKD; from the coding sequence ATGCAGGAATTGGAGCAGTTGGTCTGGCAGATGCCCCATTCCGTACCCCTGCATCAACTGGTAACCGTAGCTAAAAACGGCGGTATTCTGCTGGGCGCTTTTGCCGGCAGCCTTATGGTTGGGCTTTTGTATAGTTTCCCCGGGTATCTTGGCCGGCAGGTTTATCTATGCTCACATATGCTGGGGATCCGGGAGGGTTGGCGCAAGTGCGGGTTGGGGAAAAAATTAAAGCTGGCCCAGGCTGAAGCGGCGAAAGCCTTAGGGTATTCTTTGGTTACCTGGACATATGATCCGCTGGAGTCAGTTAACGCCAATCTTAACATCAGTAAGCTGGGGGCGGTTTGCTCGACCTATATTGTTAATTGTTATGGCGAGATGAATGATAGTCTCAATCAGGGGCTGCCCTCTGACCGGTTTCAGGTAGCCTGGTGGTTAAATCAACCGCCGGCGCCACGACTGCCACAAGGCTTAGCCTGCGAGGCTGTCTGCTGGCAACTTCGCGAACAGGGACTGATTGAACCGGTAGAGACAGCTGAGCTAACGGCTGATATTCTAGCGAAAGTGGTGCAGGTAACGGTCGTGGTGCCGGCAGATATTCAGGCAATGAAAATTATCAATAACGATTTGGCCAAAACCTGGCGGCTGGTAACCCGGCAGGCATTTGTTGCATTATTTGCTGCCGGCTGGGCTGTGGCTGGTTTCCGGCGTTTGCCAGGAATTCCCGTCAATGAATATATTTTAGTGCGGCTGGAGCAGTTGGGGTTGACCCAGCCCCCCTGGGAAAAAGATTAA